From the genome of Ectobacillus sp. JY-23, one region includes:
- a CDS encoding NUDIX hydrolase, translated as MKIQMGEDIDGLHFISYIRSMVGHEKVIMVAAGALVLDREKRVLLQKRADNGYWGHPGGFMELGETVQDTARREVFEETGLRLGKLEFFHIYSGPKYEKTLANGDQIAQVKIVFICKEFEGELQRSNEESLDNRFFPLDNFPENLLPVHKEIFDALLVQEGLAQAKDV; from the coding sequence ATGAAAATACAAATGGGAGAGGATATAGATGGATTACATTTCATTTCATATATAAGAAGCATGGTAGGACATGAGAAAGTGATTATGGTAGCGGCAGGAGCACTTGTGCTTGATCGTGAAAAGCGCGTGCTTCTCCAAAAGCGCGCAGATAATGGGTATTGGGGGCATCCTGGCGGCTTTATGGAATTAGGAGAAACCGTTCAGGACACAGCAAGAAGAGAAGTATTTGAGGAAACTGGACTTCGTCTTGGTAAGCTAGAATTCTTCCATATTTACTCAGGTCCTAAATACGAAAAGACACTTGCCAATGGCGATCAAATTGCGCAGGTAAAGATTGTCTTCATATGTAAGGAATTTGAAGGGGAATTGCAGCGATCAAATGAGGAATCCCTTGACAACCGCTTCTTTCCGTTAGATAACTTTCCGGAAAACTTGCTTCCTGTTCACAAGGAGATCTTTGATGCATTGCTTGTACAAGAAGGATTAGCGCAGGCTAAAGATGTGTAG
- the helD gene encoding RNA polymerase recycling motor HelD has protein sequence MSKEIRQEQKRLDHVMAVIADQTGRLEKETQQRRKEVVDIRKHFWDDLKVNTDTFDDYLETVIGLRQQAQALSVTQGIHRHAFHRLSVLHRMQKSPYFGRIDFVEEDAIPEQIYIGIATLTDTSGEEFLIYDWRAPVASVYYDYGPGPAKYDTPEGEIHGTLKKKWQYIIRNGVVESLFDTSLTIGDEILQQVLGKSTDKYMHNIVATIQQEQNHIIRHDHGRLLIVQGAAGSGKTSAALQRIAYLLYKYRDRLKADQIILFSPNPMFNSYVANVLPELGEENMQQVTFQEYLNHRLGRSFQVEDPYEQLEYVLTATNAPFYQARTASIKFKASTQFVEIIKAYRLSLEESGMRFKGIKFRGKPVVTARQISEKFYSSDNSLSFQNKIEKLREWLSEMVDEMERVEQTRSWVQEEIELLSKDEYQRIYIYLQKKQGLTNESVGDYAPVQELGQVLSNEVAESELDDYEKEHKALRRMIVRKKLKPLRTWIRALRFIDFTRIYKQLFTNPRQVSSWTSREVPKEWEDICILTTKVLDEGKLFYEDATPFLFLKELMQGFHTNNLIKHVLIDEAQDYSPFQFEFLKRLFPTAKMTVLGDFNQAIFAHASEKIDFQMLTNLYGPSETNIINLTRSYRSTRPITEFTRELVPDGEHINTFARDGVKPILMKVSNHTELHRYIISKVIELQKRGYHTIAVICKSIAESTAAYEALNNIEAIKLIKSGSAEYEQGVLIIPAYLAKGIEFDAVIIYDASMQVYGNESIRRLFYTACTRALHELYLYSVGEPSLFLQHVGSEKLLRDRTRN, from the coding sequence ATGAGCAAAGAAATTCGTCAGGAGCAAAAACGATTAGATCATGTAATGGCAGTTATTGCGGATCAAACAGGCCGACTAGAGAAGGAAACACAACAGCGCCGAAAAGAAGTGGTTGATATTCGCAAGCACTTTTGGGATGATCTTAAGGTTAATACGGACACGTTTGACGATTATCTTGAGACGGTCATCGGGTTAAGACAGCAGGCGCAAGCTCTTTCTGTAACTCAGGGTATTCACAGACATGCCTTTCATCGTCTTTCTGTGCTACATCGCATGCAAAAATCTCCTTATTTCGGTCGAATTGATTTTGTAGAAGAGGATGCTATCCCGGAGCAAATATATATCGGCATCGCTACTCTTACGGATACAAGTGGAGAAGAATTTCTTATCTACGACTGGCGTGCGCCAGTGGCCAGTGTTTATTATGATTATGGGCCTGGTCCAGCCAAATATGACACGCCAGAGGGAGAGATTCATGGTACGTTAAAGAAAAAGTGGCAATATATAATCCGTAATGGTGTGGTTGAGTCTCTATTTGATACGAGTTTAACTATAGGAGATGAAATTCTGCAGCAGGTGCTTGGTAAAAGCACGGATAAATATATGCATAACATAGTGGCTACTATTCAACAGGAGCAAAATCACATTATTAGGCATGACCACGGTCGATTACTGATTGTGCAAGGGGCAGCCGGTAGCGGTAAAACGTCGGCGGCCTTGCAGCGGATTGCTTACTTGCTTTATAAATATCGGGACAGGTTAAAAGCTGACCAAATTATTTTATTCTCTCCTAATCCCATGTTTAACAGCTATGTAGCTAATGTTTTACCTGAACTTGGTGAAGAGAACATGCAGCAGGTGACGTTTCAGGAGTATTTGAATCATAGGTTGGGGCGTTCATTTCAAGTTGAAGATCCTTATGAACAATTAGAATATGTATTGACTGCAACAAACGCCCCTTTCTATCAAGCTAGGACTGCGAGTATCAAATTTAAAGCATCCACTCAGTTTGTTGAGATTATTAAGGCATATAGACTATCTTTAGAAGAATCCGGTATGCGATTTAAGGGAATTAAATTTAGAGGGAAACCAGTTGTTACTGCCCGTCAAATATCCGAAAAATTCTATAGCAGTGACAACTCACTTAGCTTTCAAAACAAAATAGAAAAACTGAGAGAATGGCTGAGCGAAATGGTGGATGAAATGGAGAGGGTAGAGCAAACAAGGTCATGGGTACAAGAAGAAATCGAGTTATTGAGCAAAGATGAGTATCAAAGGATATATATTTACTTACAGAAAAAACAAGGTCTTACCAATGAAAGTGTTGGCGATTATGCGCCAGTTCAAGAGCTTGGGCAAGTATTATCAAACGAAGTTGCGGAAAGCGAACTCGATGACTATGAAAAAGAGCATAAAGCGCTTCGACGTATGATTGTTCGAAAAAAACTAAAGCCGTTGCGCACATGGATACGAGCACTTCGGTTTATTGACTTTACGCGCATATATAAACAGTTATTTACGAACCCAAGGCAGGTTTCGTCATGGACCTCTAGGGAAGTGCCCAAGGAGTGGGAAGATATTTGTATATTAACGACAAAGGTGCTCGACGAAGGGAAGCTGTTTTATGAAGATGCAACACCCTTTTTGTTTTTGAAAGAATTGATGCAAGGATTCCACACAAACAATCTAATTAAACACGTGTTGATAGACGAGGCTCAGGATTATTCACCGTTTCAGTTCGAGTTTTTAAAGCGGTTGTTTCCAACAGCAAAGATGACTGTACTAGGAGACTTCAATCAGGCGATATTTGCGCATGCCAGCGAGAAAATTGATTTTCAGATGCTAACCAATTTATATGGTCCAAGTGAAACGAATATCATCAATCTGACTCGTAGCTACCGGTCTACACGGCCTATCACAGAATTCACACGAGAGCTTGTGCCTGACGGTGAACACATTAATACTTTTGCACGAGACGGAGTAAAGCCTATATTAATGAAGGTGTCTAATCATACAGAGCTGCATCGTTACATCATTTCTAAGGTCATAGAGTTACAGAAGCGCGGTTATCATACGATTGCAGTTATATGTAAATCCATTGCAGAAAGCACGGCTGCATACGAAGCCTTAAATAATATTGAAGCAATCAAACTTATTAAGAGCGGTTCAGCTGAATATGAACAAGGGGTTCTAATTATACCTGCGTATTTAGCAAAAGGAATTGAATTTGATGCAGTTATTATTTATGACGCGTCAATGCAAGTATACGGAAATGAGAGTATACGCAGATTATTTTATACGGCTTGCACTCGTGCTTTGCATGAACTGTATCTCTACAGTGTAGGGGAGCCAAGCCTATTTTTGCAACATGTTGGATCTGAGAAGTTGCTTCGCGATAGAACGAGAAATTGA
- a CDS encoding SDR family oxidoreductase — MTGKNNIAVITGASDPRDIGTAICRKLASRGIHIFFTHWHAEAAWIQVFQQEIMNMGVLCAHMNIDLADKHAAFHLLDTVQEKLGVPSTLVNNAAYSISSSYKELDATTLDEHYAVNMRSTFLLCTEFARRFEKTGLAAGRIINMTSGQELGSMPGELAYAATKGAISAFTRSLSQELAPLGITVNAVNPGPTDSTWMNNEIREHLLPKLPMGRIGEPEDVAKIIAFLVSEEDQWMTGQVIHSEGGFIRG; from the coding sequence ATGACTGGTAAAAATAATATTGCTGTAATTACAGGAGCCAGTGATCCTAGAGATATTGGAACGGCTATTTGTCGTAAACTAGCTTCTCGTGGCATTCATATTTTCTTTACGCATTGGCATGCAGAAGCTGCATGGATTCAAGTATTTCAACAAGAGATTATGAATATGGGTGTCTTATGCGCTCATATGAATATTGATTTGGCTGACAAACATGCTGCTTTTCACCTATTAGATACTGTGCAAGAAAAGTTAGGCGTTCCATCTACATTAGTTAATAACGCGGCATATTCGATAAGCAGCAGCTATAAAGAGTTAGATGCCACAACATTGGATGAACATTATGCAGTAAATATGAGATCTACTTTTCTTCTTTGTACAGAATTTGCTCGTCGCTTTGAAAAAACTGGTTTAGCAGCAGGGAGGATTATTAATATGACATCTGGTCAAGAGCTAGGATCGATGCCTGGTGAGTTAGCATACGCAGCAACTAAAGGGGCTATTTCAGCCTTTACCAGGTCGCTATCGCAGGAGCTGGCGCCATTAGGAATCACAGTTAATGCAGTTAACCCTGGGCCGACAGATTCAACTTGGATGAACAATGAAATAAGGGAACATCTATTACCTAAATTGCCTATGGGCCGCATTGGTGAACCAGAGGATGTGGCAAAGATTATTGCGTTTCTTGTGAGTGAAGAAGACCAATGGATGACAGGGCAGGTGATTCACTCTGAGGGCGGTTTTATTCGAGGGTGA